One Chryseobacterium indoltheticum DNA segment encodes these proteins:
- a CDS encoding SIR2 family NAD-dependent protein deacylase, producing the protein MKKLTILTGAGISAESGIKTFRDGDGLWENHSIPDVASPEGWRKDRELVLEFYNQRRRQIHEVEPNNAHKLIADLEKYFDVQIITQNIDDLHERAGSKNIIHLHGELLKSCSCNNKSLIYDQKEDINIGDKAEDGAQLRPLIVWFGEEVPLMKEATEKAKEADIFLVIGTSLQVYPAAGLLHDIKDDCLLIVINPNETGFGYGQRAVVMKETATKGMKLLFDKLVNLAE; encoded by the coding sequence ATGAAAAAACTAACCATATTAACCGGCGCAGGAATCAGCGCCGAAAGCGGAATAAAAACATTCAGAGACGGAGATGGTCTTTGGGAAAATCATAGCATACCAGATGTGGCAAGTCCGGAAGGTTGGAGAAAAGACAGAGAATTAGTTCTTGAATTTTACAACCAAAGGCGTCGTCAAATCCATGAAGTTGAACCGAATAATGCGCACAAATTAATTGCAGATTTGGAAAAATATTTTGATGTTCAAATTATCACTCAAAATATCGACGATCTTCACGAAAGAGCGGGTTCAAAAAATATCATTCATCTTCACGGAGAGTTGTTGAAATCTTGCTCATGCAATAATAAAAGTTTGATTTACGATCAAAAAGAAGATATCAATATTGGAGACAAAGCAGAAGACGGAGCACAATTACGACCTTTAATTGTTTGGTTCGGGGAAGAAGTTCCGTTGATGAAAGAAGCCACGGAAAAAGCAAAAGAAGCCGATATTTTCTTAGTAATCGGAACTTCTTTGCAGGTCTATCCGGCTGCAGGATTGCTTCATGACATCAAAGATGATTGTTTGTTAATTGTCATCAATCCTAACGAAACAGGCTTCGGATACGGGCAAAGAGCCGTTGTAATGAAAGAAACCGCAACAAAAGGAATGAAATTATTGTTTGATAAATTGGTAAATCTAGCGGAATGA
- a CDS encoding O-acetyl-ADP-ribose deacetylase — translation MKIELIKGDITKIKTDAIVNAANSSLLGGGGVDGAIHRAGGPEILDECKQIRNRQRKCKTGEAVVTTAGNLPAKYVIHTVGPIWNNDEEKCSPQLANCYKNSLKLAESLNVKTISFPNISTGVYRFPKELAAKIAIQEVKSFESDVIEKVIFVCFDDENEEIYKKLLE, via the coding sequence ATGAAAATTGAATTAATAAAAGGTGACATCACCAAAATAAAAACAGACGCCATCGTCAATGCTGCCAATTCTTCATTACTTGGCGGTGGCGGAGTTGATGGAGCAATTCATCGTGCAGGAGGACCGGAAATTTTAGATGAATGTAAACAGATCAGAAATAGACAAAGAAAATGTAAAACCGGAGAAGCTGTGGTAACCACAGCCGGAAATCTTCCTGCAAAATATGTTATTCATACGGTCGGTCCTATTTGGAATAACGATGAAGAAAAATGTTCACCACAGTTAGCGAATTGCTATAAAAACTCATTAAAATTAGCTGAAAGCTTAAATGTAAAAACAATTTCTTTTCCGAATATCAGCACGGGAGTTTATAGATTTCCGAAAGAATTAGCTGCAAAAATTGCGATTCAGGAAGTGAAAAGTTTCGAATCTGATGTTATCGAGAAAGTTATTTTCGTCTGTTTTGATGATGAAAATGAAGAGATTTACAAGAAATTATTGGAATGA
- a CDS encoding tetratricopeptide repeat protein gives MITENKQELLEKVKILNLEGNYNEVINILTDSVLEAFSSYELYAEVTESMSKSNKKNYQIYAIKSLEISKNVKANFHLGCYFIEKENFEKAKKTFEEGLEIDPKNPLSYHGLGNYFVRKIDLESAKDCYKKALNLDPNFSNSYIGLAVVYQLDNDFQKSEELYLKALKINSKSSANYFNLAYLNFQQKKYKHSKRNYQRFIELESDKRKDRYYNIAIEKLEELNKILASEDYKIIKEIVAKIKKTLEYTDECVTHFTSISVTKLLIFEDSRFRLSEGAYLNDTSEGIELFSFLNYQSPFGRKENPVDEIFVQKPFIGSFVSENKHNDLTMWRMYGKEGKDEARGCALTMKVDKLREKIQKELGTTNLEENEPEIKFYKVAYWKDNKFIIPDEKILGTKIKNLNKYCLELKNAIEEFSKKDEEIKIQIDIEELLFEIAFLFKGIEYQYEHEIRLVQKGMGFDKIVDKNFIIPRVYIELTEVSESIKKITLGPKVERADEWASAFHYELKNKEIEAEIHISRQPFK, from the coding sequence ATGATTACAGAGAATAAACAGGAGTTACTTGAAAAAGTAAAAATACTTAATCTAGAAGGAAATTATAATGAAGTTATAAATATTCTCACTGATTCAGTTTTAGAAGCATTTAGCAGTTATGAGCTGTATGCTGAAGTAACAGAATCAATGAGTAAAAGCAATAAAAAAAATTATCAAATTTATGCTATAAAGAGCTTAGAAATTTCAAAGAATGTAAAAGCAAATTTTCATTTAGGATGTTATTTTATTGAAAAAGAAAATTTTGAAAAAGCAAAAAAAACTTTTGAAGAAGGGCTTGAGATAGATCCCAAAAACCCTCTTTCATATCACGGATTAGGAAACTATTTTGTAAGAAAGATTGATTTAGAAAGTGCGAAAGATTGCTATAAAAAAGCATTGAACTTAGATCCTAATTTTTCAAATTCATATATTGGTTTAGCAGTTGTTTATCAACTTGATAACGATTTTCAAAAGTCAGAAGAATTGTATCTAAAAGCGCTAAAAATAAACTCAAAGTCGTCTGCAAATTATTTTAACCTAGCTTATTTAAATTTTCAGCAAAAAAAATATAAACACTCTAAGAGAAACTATCAAAGATTTATTGAGTTAGAAAGTGATAAAAGAAAGGATAGATATTATAATATTGCAATCGAAAAGCTTGAAGAATTAAATAAAATTTTAGCAAGTGAAGATTATAAAATTATAAAAGAGATTGTTGCTAAAATAAAAAAAACATTAGAGTATACAGATGAATGTGTTACACATTTTACAAGTATTTCTGTAACAAAATTATTAATTTTTGAAGATAGCAGATTTAGGTTATCAGAAGGTGCATATCTTAATGATACATCAGAAGGGATAGAGCTTTTTTCTTTTTTAAATTATCAATCACCTTTTGGTAGAAAGGAAAATCCAGTTGATGAAATTTTTGTCCAAAAACCTTTTATTGGAAGTTTTGTTTCAGAAAATAAACATAATGATTTAACAATGTGGAGGATGTATGGAAAAGAAGGAAAGGATGAGGCTAGAGGTTGTGCGTTAACAATGAAAGTAGATAAATTACGAGAAAAAATTCAAAAAGAACTTGGCACAACAAATTTAGAGGAAAATGAACCAGAAATTAAATTCTATAAAGTTGCTTATTGGAAAGATAATAAATTTATTATTCCAGATGAAAAAATATTAGGAACAAAAATTAAAAATTTAAATAAATATTGTTTAGAACTTAAAAATGCTATTGAAGAATTTAGTAAAAAAGATGAAGAGATAAAGATTCAAATTGATATTGAAGAGCTATTATTTGAAATTGCTTTTCTTTTTAAAGGAATAGAATATCAATATGAACACGAAATTAGATTAGTACAAAAAGGAATGGGATTCGATAAAATTGTAGATAAAAATTTTATAATACCACGTGTTTATATTGAGTTGACAGAAGTTTCAGAAAGTATAAAGAAAATTACATTGGGGCCAAAAGTAGAAAGAGCAGATGAATGGGCATCGGCATTTCATTATGAGTTGAAAAATAAAGAAATTGAAGCAGAAATTCATATTTCAAGACAACCATTTAAATAA
- a CDS encoding adenylosuccinate synthetase: MKTAQIIIGLGFGDEGKGITTDFLAQQNPESVVIRFSGGQQAAHTVMIDNKKHIHSSFASGALRGLPSYFTEHCTIHPTFLFNERKELIKKNGNIELHIHPLAKVTTPFDVLSNRKNVKNLEHGTCGKGVGATMKRNESPFKLFAIDLIAPKSMLIEKLKGIANYYGFEEGEEIQNALQDFLNAVDKIDWKIEGYNYLNSFNNLIFEGSQGILLDMDHGVFPNVTFANTTSKNAYEVCKLLKIENIEMFYVTRSYSTRHGSGWMSNENNLTLKNNEEETCIFNEYQKDLRFGNLDYDLLNYALKLDEAYVFANKKNLVVTCLDQLDEEFKIENLDVKFDIVYGFYSPYSKDFKRIN; this comes from the coding sequence ATGAAAACAGCACAAATAATTATAGGCTTAGGTTTTGGTGATGAAGGAAAAGGAATCACCACCGATTTTCTGGCTCAGCAAAATCCTGAGTCAGTAGTTATTAGGTTTTCTGGCGGTCAACAGGCGGCGCATACGGTGATGATTGATAATAAAAAGCACATTCATTCCAGTTTTGCAAGTGGAGCGTTGCGGGGTTTGCCTTCTTATTTTACCGAGCACTGTACGATTCATCCGACTTTTTTATTCAATGAAAGAAAAGAATTGATCAAGAAAAACGGAAATATTGAACTGCATATTCATCCTTTAGCAAAAGTAACCACGCCTTTTGATGTTTTAAGCAATAGAAAAAATGTCAAAAACTTAGAACATGGAACGTGCGGAAAAGGCGTTGGAGCAACGATGAAAAGAAATGAAAGCCCGTTTAAGTTATTTGCGATTGATTTAATCGCTCCAAAATCAATGTTAATTGAAAAATTAAAAGGAATTGCCAATTATTACGGTTTTGAAGAAGGAGAGGAAATTCAAAATGCTTTACAGGATTTTTTAAATGCCGTTGATAAAATTGATTGGAAAATTGAAGGTTACAATTATCTGAATTCGTTTAACAATCTTATTTTTGAAGGAAGTCAGGGGATTTTGTTGGATATGGATCATGGCGTTTTCCCGAACGTAACATTTGCCAATACCACCTCAAAAAATGCGTATGAAGTTTGTAAATTGTTAAAGATTGAAAATATAGAAATGTTTTACGTCACAAGATCTTATTCAACACGTCACGGAAGCGGTTGGATGAGCAATGAAAATAATTTGACATTAAAAAATAATGAAGAGGAAACCTGTATTTTTAATGAATATCAAAAGGATCTCCGCTTTGGTAATTTAGATTATGACTTATTAAATTATGCTCTGAAATTGGATGAAGCTTATGTTTTTGCCAATAAGAAAAATCTGGTTGTGACTTGTTTAGATCAATTGGATGAGGAGTTTAAAATAGAAAATCTTGATGTAAAATTTGATATTGTTTATGGATTTTATTCTCCGTATTCAAAGGATTTTAAAAGAATTAATTGA
- a CDS encoding NADAR family protein has translation MHITKYNRKISEKRKHRILIFLGTYSKRGITKACFSQWFPFKFEEEGIEYKTAEHYMMAGKAKLFNDDKILEEILKSETPNQANSLGRKVKNFDSKIWDEQKYEIVKRANFLKFSQNQKFKDFLLSTNNKILVEASPYDTVWGIGMLETDSKAQNPSFWNGENLLGFALMEVRDLLKE, from the coding sequence ATACACATTACAAAATACAATAGAAAAATTTCAGAAAAAAGAAAACATAGAATTCTTATTTTTCTGGGGACATACAGTAAAAGAGGAATTACAAAAGCTTGTTTCAGTCAATGGTTTCCTTTTAAATTTGAAGAAGAAGGAATTGAATATAAAACTGCAGAACATTATATGATGGCTGGAAAAGCTAAATTATTTAATGACGATAAAATTTTAGAAGAGATTTTAAAATCTGAAACTCCAAATCAAGCTAATAGTTTAGGTAGAAAAGTAAAAAACTTTGATTCAAAAATTTGGGACGAGCAAAAATATGAAATCGTAAAAAGAGCAAATTTTTTAAAGTTTTCGCAAAATCAGAAGTTTAAAGATTTTCTATTATCGACAAATAATAAAATTTTAGTAGAAGCAAGTCCATACGACACAGTCTGGGGAATCGGAATGCTGGAAACAGATTCAAAAGCACAAAATCCTTCATTCTGGAATGGAGAAAATTTGTTGGGATTTGCTTTAATGGAAGTTAGAGATTTATTAAAAGAATAG
- a CDS encoding NUDIX hydrolase: MDSQKKLQDIKVAVDAVIFGYFDKKDLQILLIKRNIEPFKGGWALPGGLVLDDENLDDAVKRELQEEAGIKPDFLEQLYTFGNVGRDPRNRVVSVAYLGLVNPSYHELFADSDAEDAQWFSVNQLPKLAFDHQTIIDIALKRLRTKIQYQPIGFNLLNEEFVFSELENLYKTIIGQEIDRRNFRKKIMSYGLLNETSQFKKEGSGRPGKLFTFNQEKYKELEEQGFYFEIK; this comes from the coding sequence ATGGATTCTCAAAAAAAATTACAGGATATCAAAGTCGCTGTCGATGCCGTTATTTTCGGATATTTTGATAAAAAAGATCTTCAAATTCTTTTAATTAAAAGAAATATTGAACCATTCAAAGGCGGTTGGGCTTTACCTGGAGGTTTAGTTTTAGATGATGAAAATCTGGATGATGCTGTAAAAAGAGAATTGCAGGAAGAAGCTGGCATAAAACCTGATTTTTTGGAACAACTCTATACATTCGGGAATGTAGGTCGTGATCCTAGAAATAGAGTAGTTTCGGTAGCTTATTTGGGTTTGGTCAATCCTTCTTATCACGAATTGTTTGCAGATTCTGATGCGGAAGACGCGCAATGGTTCAGTGTGAATCAACTTCCTAAATTGGCTTTTGATCATCAAACTATTATTGATATTGCGTTAAAAAGACTTCGTACGAAAATTCAATATCAGCCGATTGGTTTTAATCTTTTAAATGAAGAATTTGTGTTTTCTGAACTCGAAAATCTTTACAAAACTATTATAGGACAAGAAATTGACCGCCGAAATTTCAGAAAAAAAATCATGAGCTACGGACTTCTCAATGAAACCTCCCAATTTAAAAAAGAAGGCAGCGGCAGACCCGGGAAATTATTCACTTTCAATCAGGAAAAGTATAAAGAGCTTGAAGAACAGGGTTTTTATTTTGAAATTAAATAG
- a CDS encoding DUF1579 domain-containing protein yields the protein MKNLFFTACAALLFIACDKAKIDVKTSDGKDSIANEEWKPVDSATANKAWMEFATPGDMQKMLAKSDGVWLGENTMWMEDGGKPMTSTSTTTNKMIFDGRYQSSEHKGNFMGMPFEGMSITGYDNAKKKFVSTWIDNMGTGLMNMEGDWDASKKSIEFKGKMTDPTRPGKDCNMREVYTFVDDTHQTLEMYGPDSKTGKEYKTMEIKYTKK from the coding sequence ATGAAAAATTTATTCTTTACAGCCTGCGCTGCACTTCTGTTTATCGCTTGTGATAAAGCAAAAATTGATGTAAAAACCTCTGACGGAAAAGATTCTATCGCCAATGAAGAATGGAAACCGGTAGATTCTGCAACCGCAAACAAAGCATGGATGGAATTTGCCACACCCGGAGATATGCAGAAAATGTTGGCAAAATCTGACGGAGTCTGGCTTGGAGAAAATACAATGTGGATGGAAGACGGCGGAAAACCTATGACAAGCACCTCGACAACGACCAATAAAATGATTTTTGACGGGCGCTATCAAAGTAGTGAACACAAAGGAAACTTTATGGGAATGCCTTTTGAAGGAATGAGCATTACGGGGTATGACAATGCTAAAAAGAAATTTGTAAGCACTTGGATTGACAATATGGGAACCGGATTGATGAATATGGAAGGCGATTGGGATGCATCCAAAAAATCTATTGAATTTAAGGGAAAAATGACAGACCCTACCAGACCCGGAAAAGACTGCAATATGAGAGAAGTCTATACTTTTGTAGACGACACTCATCAAACTTTAGAAATGTATGGTCCTGATTCTAAAACAGGCAAAGAGTATAAAACAATGGAAATAAAATATACGAAAAAATAA
- the dcd gene encoding dCTP deaminase, with translation MSLIVKEELKKLLENRELIITPILDEKQFGEISFDFRIGTDFLTQHQGRNAFIDTTKNNNITRSIKSSYTETRRKLGEEFLIHPSQPTLFSTLEYVKLPKNIYAVLNLRSSYSRLGLSISTIVQPGYCGCLSVEIVNSGNTSLNILTGTRFLQARFFKISENTEYFSSERKYACQVRPVSSKANEDEDLEKLIGMNI, from the coding sequence ATGAGTCTTATTGTTAAAGAAGAATTGAAAAAGCTTTTAGAAAATAGAGAATTAATTATTACTCCAATTTTAGACGAAAAGCAATTTGGAGAAATTAGTTTTGATTTTAGAATTGGAACTGATTTTTTAACACAACATCAAGGAAGAAATGCTTTTATTGATACAACAAAAAATAATAATATAACTAGATCAATTAAAAGCAGTTACACTGAAACTAGAAGAAAATTAGGAGAAGAATTTTTGATTCACCCATCACAGCCAACATTGTTTTCAACTCTTGAATATGTTAAACTACCCAAAAATATTTATGCTGTCCTAAACCTAAGAAGTTCTTATAGTAGATTAGGACTATCAATATCTACGATAGTTCAGCCAGGATATTGTGGATGTTTATCAGTTGAAATTGTTAATTCTGGTAATACAAGTCTCAATATTTTAACAGGAACTAGGTTTTTACAAGCAAGATTTTTTAAAATCTCTGAGAATACAGAATACTTCAGCTCTGAACGAAAATATGCATGTCAAGTTAGACCAGTTTCTTCCAAAGCTAATGAAGATGAGGATTTGGAAAAATTAATAGGGATGAATATTTAA